From one Peredibacter starrii genomic stretch:
- a CDS encoding aminoglycoside phosphotransferase family protein yields the protein MKPEQAERFFIEELFNKTQDKDILKNEKLEEIDKLTGDASTRRYYRIFTDKKSYVVCLDNPFEGEMEKHPFLSVQQFLGTNKVRVPAILDHNLSRGYSLQEDLGNVTLLTHLSDMTSTEKEYTVYKTIVDQLLELHRIPAGAVKNPNLFQLKFDYQKYMDETRFTFKYFLNFFNKIEDENLIQDLEKLFDPIMKRLADQKMVITHRDFHSRNIMVKDNNYIFIDFQDARWGIPQYDLVSLLEDCYYDLKQSNRESLKRYYYDNLDPAIHGQKTYEQFLELYDDMTIQRVFKAVGSFCYIYNWRKDDRYLKYIGFAMEKIRRVMMDNPRYADLKQKLYQHYYAN from the coding sequence ATGAAACCGGAACAAGCAGAACGCTTTTTTATCGAAGAGTTATTTAACAAGACCCAGGACAAAGACATTCTCAAAAATGAGAAGCTGGAAGAAATTGATAAGCTGACCGGGGACGCTTCAACTCGTCGTTACTATCGCATATTCACAGACAAAAAGAGCTATGTGGTTTGTCTGGATAACCCGTTTGAAGGTGAGATGGAAAAGCATCCCTTCCTTTCGGTTCAACAATTTTTAGGCACCAATAAAGTTCGCGTTCCTGCGATTTTAGACCATAACTTGTCTCGTGGTTACTCACTTCAAGAAGATCTTGGTAACGTGACACTTCTTACTCATTTGAGTGATATGACGTCGACTGAGAAGGAATACACGGTTTATAAAACCATCGTGGACCAGCTTCTGGAACTTCATAGAATTCCAGCAGGAGCGGTTAAGAATCCAAATCTATTTCAGTTGAAATTTGATTATCAGAAGTACATGGATGAAACGCGTTTTACATTTAAGTACTTTCTGAATTTCTTCAATAAGATTGAAGATGAAAACCTGATTCAGGATTTGGAAAAACTTTTTGACCCAATCATGAAGCGTCTGGCCGATCAGAAAATGGTGATCACTCACCGTGATTTCCACTCACGTAACATTATGGTGAAAGACAATAACTACATCTTCATCGATTTCCAGGACGCCCGTTGGGGTATTCCTCAATACGATCTCGTATCGCTCTTGGAAGACTGTTACTACGATTTAAAACAATCAAATCGCGAATCTCTGAAGCGTTATTACTATGACAATCTGGATCCTGCGATCCATGGTCAGAAAACTTATGAGCAGTTTCTTGAGCTATATGACGACATGACCATCCAGCGTGTGTTTAAAGCGGTGGGAAGCTTCTGCTATATCTATAACTGGCGTAAGGACGATCGTTATTTGAAGTACATTGGCTTTGCCATGGAAAAAATTCGTCGTGTGATGATGGATAATCCTCGTTACGCTGATCTTAAACAAAAACTATACCAGCACTATTATGCGAATTGA
- a CDS encoding LysM peptidoglycan-binding domain-containing protein, with amino-acid sequence MKSTAWLVLLSLSLVSCSGSKSAQKVTEETPQIELSDADEFIENPTDEQATAEATDTSLADDATDADAAAADMAAADSAEPDMAGVTEEPIVADSAIVEEATPDLSAADAGTTPVVSMSDSGTMKQYTVQKNETLMMIAFKLYGDYGKWKELATTNAGALKGSTGLREGMTLNYMAPAEEFVWNPQGLPYLIRTGDTLGGISHNVYATTKKWKLIWDNNRPLIKDPNKIYSGFTIYYLENGREVASGI; translated from the coding sequence ATGAAGTCTACGGCATGGTTGGTATTGCTAAGTTTAAGCTTAGTATCGTGTTCTGGTTCGAAATCAGCACAAAAAGTTACGGAAGAAACCCCACAGATCGAACTATCTGATGCAGATGAGTTCATTGAAAATCCTACAGATGAGCAGGCAACTGCTGAAGCAACAGATACATCACTAGCAGACGATGCTACAGACGCGGATGCCGCGGCAGCTGATATGGCAGCAGCAGATTCTGCTGAACCTGATATGGCCGGTGTAACTGAAGAGCCAATCGTTGCAGACTCTGCAATTGTTGAAGAGGCCACTCCTGATTTATCAGCAGCAGATGCTGGTACGACTCCGGTAGTTTCAATGTCTGATTCAGGCACAATGAAACAATACACAGTACAAAAAAATGAAACTCTTATGATGATCGCTTTCAAACTTTATGGCGATTACGGTAAATGGAAAGAACTTGCTACAACAAACGCAGGTGCTCTTAAAGGTTCTACAGGTCTAAGAGAAGGTATGACTCTTAACTATATGGCCCCAGCTGAAGAATTCGTATGGAACCCACAGGGTCTTCCTTACTTAATCCGCACTGGTGATACTCTGGGTGGTATTTCACATAACGTTTATGCCACTACAAAAAAATGGAAACTTATCTGGGACAACAATCGTCCTCTTATCAAAGACCCAAATAAGATCTATTCTGGCTTCACAATTTATTATTTAGAAAACGGTCGTGAAGTCGCTTCAGGTATTTAA
- a CDS encoding deoxynucleoside kinase gives MSEMAYHRLSSAANPMFVVVAGNIGSGKTTLTKKLSERLGWKPHFESVQDNPYLSDFYADMSRWSFPLQVYFLNHRFNTHREIEALPASSVQDRSIYEDANIFARSLHEQGKLDDRDYNNYRTLYDSMIQFLSPPTLMIFLRRSVPKLQERIKQRGRDYEQAIPVEYLTSLNKYYDDWYNNYNLGKSLIVDTDELDFLDNEEHFDRLVKRIWDSIDQKDMFFYF, from the coding sequence ATGTCAGAGATGGCCTATCATCGCCTTAGCAGCGCTGCTAATCCTATGTTCGTTGTAGTGGCGGGAAACATTGGTAGCGGTAAGACCACTCTTACAAAGAAACTTTCTGAACGTCTGGGTTGGAAGCCACATTTTGAATCTGTTCAAGACAATCCTTACCTATCAGACTTCTATGCAGACATGTCTCGTTGGTCATTTCCACTTCAAGTGTATTTTTTAAATCACCGTTTCAACACTCACCGTGAGATTGAAGCTCTTCCTGCTAGTTCGGTTCAAGATCGTTCTATCTATGAAGATGCCAACATCTTCGCCCGTTCTCTTCATGAGCAAGGGAAGTTGGATGATCGTGACTACAATAACTACCGCACGCTTTACGATTCAATGATTCAGTTCTTGAGTCCTCCGACGCTAATGATTTTCCTACGCCGTTCAGTGCCTAAGCTTCAAGAGCGTATCAAACAACGTGGCCGTGACTATGAGCAAGCAATTCCAGTTGAGTACCTTACTAGTCTTAACAAATATTATGATGATTGGTACAACAACTATAATTTAGGTAAATCCTTGATTGTAGATACTGATGAATTAGACTTCTTAGATAACGAAGAACACTTCGATCGCTTGGTAAAACGTATCTGGGATTCAATTGACCAGAAAGATATGTTTTTCTATTTCTAA
- the folK gene encoding 2-amino-4-hydroxy-6-hydroxymethyldihydropteridine diphosphokinase, with protein MSLIIATGSNIGDSLQHLEEAKQILAQKFTLIAASRVYVSKAVDYENQPDFFNQVLEFRIPALSPHQVMQELLNLEKSLGRNRNIPKGPRTIDLDIIFWGLDTVNEPALTIPHPRWNERSFVVRPLQELPFFQTIEKCFTIPKSFNVDASPI; from the coding sequence ATGTCACTCATCATTGCGACCGGCTCAAATATTGGCGATTCTCTTCAACATCTTGAAGAGGCCAAACAGATTCTCGCACAAAAATTTACCCTCATTGCCGCCAGTCGAGTTTATGTTTCAAAAGCAGTTGATTATGAAAATCAGCCTGATTTTTTTAATCAAGTTCTCGAGTTCCGCATCCCTGCGTTAAGCCCGCACCAAGTCATGCAGGAATTATTAAATTTGGAAAAGTCGTTAGGAAGAAACCGAAATATTCCGAAAGGTCCTCGCACAATCGACTTAGATATTATTTTTTGGGGACTAGATACTGTAAATGAACCTGCGTTAACCATCCCTCATCCTCGTTGGAACGAGCGAAGCTTTGTGGTTAGACCTCTTCAGGAATTGCCGTTCTTTCAAACAATTGAAAAATGTTTTACAATTCCTAAGTCATTCAATGTAGATGCCTCTCCCATCTAA
- a CDS encoding acyl-CoA dehydrogenase family protein, with translation MDFSLTPEQREIRELALKFARNEMIPHAQEFDEQGKFPADIFKKAWELGLVNTCIPAEYGGAGFTSVDGVIISEALAYGCMGMNTSFMANDLALLPIVIGGSDAQKKKFLTPFTQEFKIASFCLTEPGNGSDAGGIKTTIKDGGDHWIVNGEKMWITNAGYADLFVVYGTIDPNLKHKGISALVVDPKSPGIEIGKKEDKMGHRSSDTRGVRFNNVKVPKEDMLGKPGEGWTIAMNTLDHSRPLVASSALGGAQRALDLSVQYSKERTQFGVPIAKHQAIQFMIAEMGMKVEAARLLVHKAAWLCDQGMKNTEIASYAKAFASDSCMQITTDAVQIYGGYGYSKEYPVEKLMRDAKLIQIYEGTSQIQRLVMARELLK, from the coding sequence ATGGACTTTTCACTGACGCCTGAGCAGCGAGAAATTCGAGAACTCGCTCTGAAATTCGCCCGCAATGAAATGATTCCGCATGCCCAAGAATTTGATGAACAAGGCAAGTTTCCTGCTGACATTTTTAAGAAAGCTTGGGAACTTGGTTTAGTAAACACTTGTATACCGGCCGAGTATGGTGGTGCTGGATTCACTTCGGTTGACGGGGTGATTATCTCAGAGGCCCTGGCCTACGGTTGTATGGGAATGAACACTTCCTTCATGGCCAATGACCTCGCTTTATTGCCAATCGTAATTGGTGGCAGTGATGCTCAAAAGAAGAAATTCCTCACTCCCTTCACTCAAGAGTTTAAAATCGCCTCTTTCTGTTTGACTGAGCCCGGTAATGGTTCAGACGCTGGTGGAATTAAAACCACCATCAAAGATGGTGGTGATCACTGGATAGTTAACGGTGAGAAAATGTGGATCACCAATGCCGGATACGCCGATCTCTTCGTGGTGTACGGAACCATTGATCCAAATTTAAAGCATAAAGGCATTTCTGCTCTGGTGGTTGACCCAAAATCTCCGGGGATTGAAATTGGTAAGAAAGAAGACAAGATGGGTCACCGCTCATCAGATACTCGAGGCGTACGTTTCAATAACGTAAAGGTCCCGAAAGAAGACATGCTGGGTAAACCAGGCGAAGGTTGGACCATCGCCATGAACACTCTCGATCATTCTCGCCCATTAGTGGCATCGTCAGCACTTGGGGGTGCTCAACGCGCACTTGATCTTTCAGTTCAATACTCGAAAGAGCGCACGCAATTCGGAGTACCGATTGCAAAGCATCAGGCCATTCAGTTCATGATTGCTGAAATGGGAATGAAAGTTGAAGCGGCAAGACTTCTGGTTCACAAGGCCGCATGGCTCTGTGATCAAGGAATGAAAAATACCGAAATCGCCTCTTACGCCAAAGCGTTTGCTTCCGACTCTTGTATGCAAATTACGACAGACGCGGTACAAATTTATGGTGGCTACGGCTATTCAAAAGAATACCCAGTTGAGAAACTCATGAGAGACGCGAAACTCATTCAGATTTATGAAGGGACCTCACAGATCCAGCGTCTCGTGATGGCCCGTGAACTTTTGAAATAA
- a CDS encoding electron transfer flavoprotein subunit beta/FixA family protein, with product MNIFVCVKQVPDTETKITPTGDGSFIETASIKWIMNPYDEFAVEQALLIKQSNPAANVTVVRVGSVKDTEALRTAMAMGADDAALVEANDSLDSHSIAKALKGAIEKTGKKPDIILAGKQAIDDDALQVPQILAEMLGLPSVSVIVGFELNGTTVKVKREVEGGALEVYEVNTPVVLACNKGLNTPRYASLPGIMKAKKKPMAQYSLADVGVSDADRRVKYSQFRLPPEKPAGKKFDATDAAKQKEVVAQVVGLLRTEAKVI from the coding sequence ATGAATATTTTTGTGTGCGTGAAGCAAGTTCCAGACACAGAAACAAAAATCACTCCAACAGGTGATGGTAGTTTCATTGAAACAGCTTCTATTAAGTGGATCATGAACCCTTATGATGAATTTGCTGTAGAGCAAGCTCTATTGATTAAGCAATCTAATCCTGCTGCTAACGTAACTGTAGTTCGCGTTGGTTCAGTAAAAGATACAGAAGCTCTTCGTACGGCGATGGCAATGGGTGCAGACGATGCGGCCCTTGTTGAGGCCAACGACAGCCTGGATTCTCACTCAATCGCGAAGGCCCTTAAAGGTGCCATCGAGAAAACTGGTAAGAAGCCGGACATCATCCTTGCTGGTAAACAAGCAATCGATGACGATGCTCTTCAAGTTCCACAAATTCTTGCTGAGATGCTTGGTCTTCCTTCAGTTTCAGTTATCGTTGGTTTCGAACTTAACGGTACGACTGTAAAAGTTAAGCGCGAAGTTGAAGGTGGTGCTCTGGAAGTTTACGAAGTAAACACTCCGGTAGTGCTTGCTTGTAACAAAGGTCTTAACACTCCAAGATACGCTTCTCTTCCAGGAATCATGAAAGCGAAGAAAAAACCAATGGCACAGTATTCACTTGCTGACGTTGGTGTTTCTGATGCTGACAGACGTGTGAAGTATTCTCAATTCCGTCTTCCTCCTGAGAAACCAGCTGGTAAGAAGTTTGACGCTACAGATGCAGCAAAACAAAAAGAAGTTGTTGCTCAGGTCGTAGGTCTTCTTCGCACAGAAGCGAAAGTAATTTAA
- a CDS encoding electron transfer flavoprotein subunit alpha/FixB family protein: protein MANVLVFTELHDGHVKPVTLEILGKLAGQSADVAVIGDIGADQVAELAKFGAQNVHKIKGANLDKYSPEGYTNALADFIKSKSYDYVFAGATSMGKDFLPRLASKFDAGLASDVTNFTMDGGVFAGTRPFFSGKCLAKVEITGPKPHFVSIRPNALGMTANPTAGAGAAADAAGNAGEIRAMIKEIVKAASTKTDLTEANIIVTGGRAMKNAENFKILEQMADVLGATVGASRAAVDSGFAPHAMQVGQTGKTVAPSLYIACGVSGAIQHLAGMRTSKVIVAINTDPDAPIFTKADYGIVGDLFQIVPVMTEEFKKLLGK, encoded by the coding sequence ATGGCAAACGTATTAGTCTTCACTGAACTTCATGATGGTCACGTTAAACCTGTGACACTAGAAATTCTTGGAAAGCTTGCTGGTCAATCTGCTGACGTTGCAGTGATCGGTGATATCGGTGCTGATCAAGTTGCAGAACTTGCTAAATTCGGTGCTCAAAACGTTCACAAGATCAAAGGTGCTAACCTGGATAAATATTCTCCAGAAGGTTACACTAACGCTCTAGCTGATTTCATCAAATCTAAATCATATGACTATGTTTTCGCTGGTGCTACTTCTATGGGTAAGGACTTCCTTCCTCGTCTAGCTTCTAAGTTTGATGCTGGTCTAGCTTCAGACGTTACGAACTTCACAATGGATGGCGGTGTATTCGCTGGAACACGTCCTTTCTTCTCTGGTAAGTGTCTTGCTAAAGTTGAAATCACAGGTCCAAAGCCTCACTTCGTATCAATTCGTCCAAACGCTCTTGGCATGACAGCTAATCCAACTGCTGGTGCTGGTGCCGCTGCAGACGCTGCTGGTAACGCTGGCGAAATCCGCGCGATGATTAAAGAAATCGTTAAAGCAGCTTCTACGAAGACTGACTTAACTGAAGCCAACATCATCGTAACTGGTGGCCGTGCGATGAAGAACGCTGAAAACTTCAAAATTCTTGAGCAAATGGCAGACGTGCTAGGTGCAACTGTTGGTGCTTCACGTGCCGCTGTTGACTCTGGTTTCGCTCCACACGCTATGCAAGTAGGTCAGACAGGTAAAACTGTTGCTCCTTCTCTTTATATCGCTTGTGGTGTTTCTGGTGCTATCCAGCACTTGGCCGGTATGAGAACTTCAAAAGTTATCGTAGCGATCAATACAGATCCAGATGCTCCAATCTTTACTAAAGCTGACTACGGTATCGTAGGCGATCTATTCCAGATCGTTCCTGTGATGACTGAAGAGTTCAAGAAGCTTCTAGGAAAGTAA
- a CDS encoding lysophospholipid acyltransferase family protein — MLLQRLAGLLAGFLYKIYASTFRYELSFEDPADKKALFEDLATLDANPGRNLIYACFHQDDLSCLPYFSYKNICILISNSKDGQILASAVEHMGYQTVRGSSHRGGVAGLLAGMRKVIDGHKMTIAVDGPRGPIYKVKEGITAVSDKSKRPIVPVRGYPKWKFVFKKSWNKATLPLPFTKIQLHIGKIGFYSTQGLEDKMKSL; from the coding sequence TTGCTACTTCAACGATTGGCCGGCCTTTTGGCCGGCTTTCTTTATAAGATCTACGCTTCAACTTTTCGCTACGAACTTTCTTTTGAAGATCCCGCTGATAAAAAGGCCTTATTCGAAGACCTAGCGACGTTAGATGCTAATCCAGGCAGAAACCTGATCTATGCTTGTTTTCATCAGGATGATCTTTCCTGCCTTCCCTATTTTTCTTATAAAAACATCTGCATCCTGATCTCTAATTCTAAAGACGGCCAGATTCTTGCCAGTGCTGTGGAACATATGGGTTATCAGACTGTGCGTGGTTCATCACATCGTGGCGGGGTTGCTGGGCTACTCGCCGGTATGAGAAAAGTGATTGATGGCCATAAGATGACGATTGCCGTGGATGGACCACGTGGACCCATCTATAAGGTGAAAGAAGGTATTACGGCCGTTTCTGATAAATCAAAACGACCAATTGTGCCTGTACGTGGATATCCGAAATGGAAATTTGTTTTTAAGAAGAGCTGGAACAAAGCAACTTTGCCCCTGCCTTTCACAAAAATCCAACTTCACATTGGTAAAATTGGTTTCTATTCAACACAGGGGCTTGAAGACAAGATGAAGTCTTTATAG